The proteins below come from a single Alosa sapidissima isolate fAloSap1 chromosome 23, fAloSap1.pri, whole genome shotgun sequence genomic window:
- the mtx2 gene encoding metaxin-2: MSLAAEAFVGQIAAAEPWPESATLYQPLNDEQILLSDNASSLAVQAYLKMCSLPVRVSCRVNAEFMSPSGKVPFIHVGNQVVSELGPIVQFTKAKGFSLSEGLDDVQRAEMKAYMELVNNMLLTAELYIQWCDDTTAAEISRPRYSSPYSWPLSHILAYQKQWEVRRKMSAIGWAGKSLEQVYEDVSQCCQALSQRLGTQLYFFNKQPTELDALVFGHIFTILTTRLTSDELAERVKVYSNLLSFCKRIEQTFFEESDQSPGSSRYSKGPTLT; encoded by the exons ATGTCCCTGGCAGCGGAGGCTTTCGTTGGGCAAATAGCGG CTGCAGAACCATGGCCGGAGAGCGCAACCCTTTACCAGCCGCTCAATG ATGAACAGATCCTTCTCTCAGACAATGCCTCTTCTCTGGCCGTCCAG GCCTACCTGAAGATGTGTAGTCTGCCTGTAAGAGTGTCATGTCGTGTTAATGCAGAGTTCATGTCCCCATCGG GTAAAGTCCCCTTCATCCATGTAGGAAACCAGGTGGTGTCTGAGCTGGGTCCGATTGTCCAGTTTACCAAAGCAAAG ggctTCTCTCTGAGCGAGGGGTTGGATGACGTCCAGAGGGCTGAGATGAAGGCTTATATGGAGCTGGTGAACAACATGCTTCTCACTGCGGAG cttTATATCCAGTGGTGTGACGACACAACAGCAGCTGAG atttcTCGGCCGAGGTACAGTAGCCCCTACTCCTGGCCTCTGAGCCACATCCTGGCCTATCAGAAGCAGTGGGAGGTGCGGCGGAAGATGAGCGCCATCGGTTGGGCAGGCAAGAGTCTGGAGCAG GTTTACGAGGATGTGAGTCAGTGTTGTCAAGCACTTTCACAGAGACTTGGTACCCAGCTCTACTTCTTCAATAAaca GCCCACGGAGTTGGATGCTCTTGTTTTTGGCCACATCTTCACCATCCTGACCACCCGGCTGACCAGTGACGAGCTCGCCGAACGGGTCAAGGTCTACAGCAACCTGCTGTCGTTCTGCAAACGCATCGAGCAGACCTTCTTCGAGGAATCTGACCAATCGCCAGGCTCCTCGCGTTACTCTAAAGGCCCCACCCTCACTTGA
- the ptcd1 gene encoding pentatricopeptide repeat-containing protein 1, mitochondrial, which produces MLRLLSHPCVRARFCIADLCVQHYCVKYSVTVPWLSVLTSNTLGLSSTSPVRHIHQQHRQFAASVLHTPRRKPRQRADVIESTRNIPQTERNAENSKPDHAFGEYSPEYTNRTTFKKSSPQYMDLRYSEGEDEKLRPKFRSRTGQKNTPYWYFLQCKKLIKQDKLPEALDMFETEMLQGERLQPEEYNYTVLMGGCGRVGYIKKAFKLYQDMKKRGLEPTEATYTALFNACAESPWKQPALEQALKLEQELRRKNILLNAISHRALLKTMALTADLQSSLRVFRDMLESGHPITQETFHCLLMSCVKDKTAGFRLALQVWHQMLKLGIKPDTHNYNILLRATRDCGIGDIALASKLLLKKQNHSPLTLGVGKRDRKAKIKESSRPRPLDIDAFESQLFVDTRSQQTYTKSIESTEECRTGKMDLHTQEAQREHITRTTDSQGALQVYDSNIMSICSPGSSAFSPPNLLDPATVRSDDVSLGTVSSASDRLALIGSMEGFLGKMAEQGLQPTLKTLTLLADVVEPGDQAVQALLSVANENKIKLDVPFFNSLIRRAANTGDLKGAKAILEMMSNRRLFPDVQSFCNVALACNTKHEGLQLLSDMESCRIAPNAHVYSALIRQATRRLDYVYLKEILASMQEKQVAPNEVILRQLEFAAQYPPNYDKYKSKNTYLEKIDGFRGYYQVWLQIMPGQETPHPWAKFQAQKTATEEDTEK; this is translated from the exons ATGTTACGGTTATTATCTCATCCGTGTGTTAGGGCACGCTTTTGCATCGCGGATCTCTGTGTTCAGCATTACTGTGTTAAGTACAGTGTTACAGTCCCGTGGCTGTCAGTGCTGACATCAAATACATTGGGTTTGAGCTCTACTAGTCCAGTCAGACACATACACCAACAACATAGACAGTTTGCGGCGTCAGTACTGCACACTCCCCGTCGAAAGCCCCGGCAGAGGGCCGATGTGATTGAATCCACCAGGAACATCCCTCAGACTGAGCGAAACGCTGAGAACTCTAAACCCGATCATGCATTTGGTGAGTACTCGCCCGAGTACACCAACAGAACGACATTCAAAAAGTCCTCACCCCAGTACATGGATCTACGGTACAGTGAAGGAGAGGACGAAAAACTACGGCCTAAATTTAGATCTAGGACAGGACAGAAAAACACGCCATACTGGTACTTTCTTCAGTGCAAGAAACTCATCAAGCAGGACAAG CTGCCTGAAGCGTTGGACATGTTCGAGACAGAGATGCTACAAGGAGAGAGACTTCAACCTGAGGAGTATAACTACACGGTGCTGATGGGAGGCTGTGGTCGGGTTGGCTACATCAAGAAGGCCTTCAAGCTCTATCAAGAT ATGAAGAAACGGGGCCTCGAGCCAACAGAAGCCACTTACACTGCCCTCTTCAATGCTTGTGCAGAGTCACCATGGAAACAGCCAGCGTTGGAGCAGGCTCTGAAACTGGAGCAAGAGCTGCGCAGGAAGAACATTCTGCTCAACGCTATTTCCCATCGTGCTTTGCTGAAGACAATGGCTCTCACTGCTGACCTCCAAAGCAGTTTACGTGTCTTCCGG gatATGCTGGAGAGTGGTCATCCCATTACACAAGAAACGTTTCATTGCTTGCTGATGAGCTGTGTAAAAGACAAGACTGCTGGATTCAGACTCGCACTGCAG GTTTGGCACCAGATGTTAAAGTTGGGTATAAAGCCGGATACTCACAACTACAACATTTTACTGCGTGCCACGCGGGACTGTGGAATTGGAGATATTGCCCTGGCCTCCAAGTTACTTTTAAAGAAACAAAAtcactcccctctcacactcgGGGTAGGGAAGAGGGACCGCAAAGCCAAAATCAAAGAGAGCTCTCGGCCCAGACCTCTGGACATTGATGCTTTTGAAAGTCAGTTGTTTGTGGATACACGCTCACAGCAGACATACACAAAGAGCATAGAGTCGACTGAAGAATGCAGAACAGGAAAGATGGACTTGCACACACAAGAAGCCCAAAGAGAACACATAACAAGGACTACAGACAGTCAGGGTGCACTTCAGGTTTACGATAGCAATATTATGTCCATCTGCTCACCTGGCTCGTCAGCTTTCTCTCCACCAAACCTCCTGGATCCAGCCACAGTGCGCTCTGACGACGTTTCCCTGGGAACTGTGAGCTCTGCGTCTGACAGGCTGGCACTGATTGGCAGCATGGAGGGTTTCCTTGGCAAGATGGCTGAGCAGGGTCTGCAACCAACCCTGAAGACTCTTACTCTGCTGGCTGACGTTGTGGAGCCAGGCGACCAGGCAGTCCAGGCTCTCCTCTCAGTGGCCAATGAAAACAAGATCAAACTCGACGTCCCCTTCTTCAACTCACTAATCAGAAGGGCAGCTAATACTGGCGACCTCAAGGGGGCAAAG GCCATACTGGAGATGATGTCCAATAGGAGGCTATTTCCAGACGTGCAGTCTTTCTGTAACGTGGCTTTGGCTTGCAACACAAAACATGAGGGACTACAGTTGCTCTCTGACATGGAG TCTTGTCGTATTGCACCCAATGCACACGTTTACAGTGCACTTATCAGACAAGCAACCAGACGTCTAGACTACGTCTACCTCAAGGAGATTCTGGCATCCATGCAAGAGAAGCAGGTTGCCCCGAATGAGGTCATTCTTAGACAGCTTGAGTTTGCTGCTCAATATCCTCCAAACTATGACAAG TATAAATCAAAGAATACTTACTTGGAGAAGATTGATGGTTTCCGTGGATACTACCAGGTGTGGCTACAGATAATGCCTGGGCAGGAGACTCCTCACCCTTGGGCGAAGTTTCAGGCACAGAAAACTGCAACAGAAGaagacactgaaaaataa